The Clostridium beijerinckii genomic sequence TAATAATGCAGTAAAAGCAGAAGAAGTTGTAGAAGAAATAACTAAATCAGGTGAGCAAGCTGTTGCAATTAAAGCCGATGTTAGTAATATAAAAGACGTTGAAAGATTATTTTCAGAAACAATAACTAAATTTGGAAAGGTAGATATATTAGTAAATAATGCAGGCGTAATACTTTATAAATTACTTTCTGATGTAACAGAAGAAGAATTTGATAAGCTTTTTAATATAAATGTAAAAGGTACTTATTTTGCATGCCAACAAGCTATGAAACATATGGAGGATAACGGAAGAATCATTAATTTCTCTACCTCAGTGGTTGGAAGTATGTTTCCTACTTATAGCGTTTATGCAGCTACAAAAGGAGCAGTTGAACAAATCACACGTCAATTAGCGAAGGAATTTGGTCCTAAAAAAATTACAATTAATGCTGTAGCACCCGGTCCAATAAATACTGAACTTTTCAACGTTGGAAAGACAGATGAGCAGATAGAAGCAATTAGACAAATGAATTCTTTTGGACGTATTGGTGAACCAGATGATGTAGCAAATGCTATTGAATTTTTAGTTAGTGATAAGGCTCAATGGATAACAGGTCAAACTCTTCGAATTAATGGTGGATATGTTTAACACTCATGTCTTTTAGAAATCCAAAGTTTTTAGAACATGTCCTCTAAACCCGCATTATTCAAGCATATTCTGAAGAATATATATTCTAATATTCTTCAGAATAAATATTGCTTAGAATACAGCAGTAATCTACAGCAAATAGAGGCCGTTACATTTGAACAGCCTCTACCTGTAATTTCTCCATTTCTGGATAGCCACTTCCTTGCTCCTATCTAGAAACTGCTTGGCGGCTTACTCCAACTATTTCTGCTAGCTTCTCTTGAATTATGAATTACTTCTTATTAAAATTATTTCATTGATATAAAAATAATCACACTACCAACTTGAAATTTTAATAGTGTGATACTTTAATCGAATATTTACTTTTTAAGGTTTATAAATCATTATATATACTTCTTTAATGGATTTAAATTTAAAACTCTAGAAATACAATTTCCTAATTAGGGCTAGATTTCAATATATTAAATATTAATGTAACTATTACTTTATTACTCCCAACTTTCGTAATGAATCATATCTTCAAGTTTCTTTCTTGGACGAACTTTAGGAGTTTCATCTGGGTATCCAATGGTTAAGACTCCAACTACATATTTGTCTGATGGTATATTTAATACTGGTCTAATTTCTTCCTGTGTGAATTCTGCCACCCAGCAAACGCCTAGTCCCAAGTTATTAGCTTCCAGTAGCATATACCCTGTTGAAATTGAAGTATCTCTAATTATTCTTTTTAATTCATCCTGAGGACTGTTATCATCTAAATACACATCCCCTTCTTTAATTCTGCAACGTATATCTGCAACACATACAATAAATACTGGAGCTGTAAACATCCATTTTTGATTATGAGAAGCTTCTACTATTTTTTGTCTCATTTCTTCAGATTTCACTACTATGTAGTGCCAAGGTTGCGTATTGTTACCTGATGGAGCAAGCCTTGCACTTTCAAGTAATTCATTTATTTTTTCATCTTCTACTGGTTTACTACTATATTTTCTTATGCTTCTACGCATTTCAATTTCTTTAATCATTTATATACTTCCCTCTCTTCATGGCTTAGTACATTTTTTATATACAATTATAACATATTGGACAAAGTACCACTCTTTATTTTAAAAAGATATTTTTTCTAAGTAACTACTTTATAATGCTATAAATATATGAATCATGATATGTACCATGATGATATCGATATTTTCTCAATGTACCTTCTCTTAGAAATCCTGCTTTTTGCAATACCTTTTGAGCAATGATATTTTCTACGTCAGTATCAGCTTCTATCCTTACTATTGGGTAATTCTCGAATATATACTTTACTATTAAATTAAGTATAACTGTTCCATTTCCTTTGTTACAATTATCAGAACTTAAAACTAAGCCAATTCTCACAATTCCTTGTCTATAAAAACTTAAGTAGAGCAATCCAATTGTTTGCTCTTCTTTTTCTACATTCAATATTTGAAACTCAGAGGAGCAAAAACCATCTTTCTCATATTCAAGTTGTAGTTTTCGAAATGATTCAAATTGAAATTCTTGATAATTTCCACGTGTCTTTTGTGAATTAAATTTATAAATTACTTTTAAATCACGTTCCTCAATAGTTCTTATATTAATATCTCCTTCTGTAATCATTTTTTATCCTCCTCCAGTATATATCTTTAAAATAATTTAAATTGTTCCTTCTAAAAATATCTTCAAACTACAAACATCAATAATATACTTATATATCTTGATTTCAGTTTCATTAAATCTTTGAATATTATCATACGAAAACATTGTCTCCTCCAACAAAGTTACTATTTATCTTTTAATTACCTTAAGATTACGATACACTTCTTGCCTTTACATTTCAAACTCCAGGTAAATTAACACTCGTGAACACTAATGCTTCCTTGTTTGAATGCAAGATATTCTGAACTAGCATCGATTGTGTAGATATAATATTCTCCAGGCTCATCTGCTGTTATTTCATAACTTCCTGATAAATCTTTAAACTTTTCTCCTTTTACCATTTTCCCATTTACTACATGGCCGATTACTGCTGTTTGATTCTTCGTTGCTTTTGATTGATATTTATCAAAATTAAATACTAATGAATCTCCTTTATTTAGTTTCCAACCGCTACCATCATCCTTCGTAAATACACCTATACTGCCATTTGTCTCTATTATCTCTGGAGTTATATATTCATTGTTTTTTTCTTTTGTTACAAAGTCACTAATCAAAGCCGAATCCGCTAGCTTCATTTCATCAGGTATATTTTTTATAGTTTTACTATATTTCAGCATGTTATGCTCATCATATTCTTCTACCTGCCCTTTTCCCTCTAAAACTTCCGTCCCAACTAAGTGCTTATTCTTTTCTGTAATGTACGCGGAACCTTTTATTGTATATTTATTATATTGTGTATTGTGATAAAAAATTAAAAAAGCTATAATGCAACAAACTAAAACGCTACAAAATGAAATAATTTTTCTTTTCATAATATCTTCACGCCTTTTCATGTAATATATGCAAATTATAACACATTCTTGTAATTAAAGCGTACCGTGATTCCTTAAAAATATTTACACTTACACTAACTATATTTTGCAAATTTAATGATATTTTATTATTTAGAAATAACAGAACCATTATAACCCCTAAACCTTTAGTTCTATAAAATCCAAATTTCTAATTATTAACCAAAACTAAAAATGCTAACAATAAAATAGCTAAAATCGTTCCAACTAATGCAATGGTATTTATAATTTTATTTGCTTTAAACTCTGTC encodes the following:
- a CDS encoding SDR family oxidoreductase, whose protein sequence is MRNLEGKVAIITGASRGIGSAIAKQLSALGAKVVVNYSNNAVKAEEVVEEITKSGEQAVAIKADVSNIKDVERLFSETITKFGKVDILVNNAGVILYKLLSDVTEEEFDKLFNINVKGTYFACQQAMKHMEDNGRIINFSTSVVGSMFPTYSVYAATKGAVEQITRQLAKEFGPKKITINAVAPGPINTELFNVGKTDEQIEAIRQMNSFGRIGEPDDVANAIEFLVSDKAQWITGQTLRINGGYV
- a CDS encoding nitroreductase family protein produces the protein MIKEIEMRRSIRKYSSKPVEDEKINELLESARLAPSGNNTQPWHYIVVKSEEMRQKIVEASHNQKWMFTAPVFIVCVADIRCRIKEGDVYLDDNSPQDELKRIIRDTSISTGYMLLEANNLGLGVCWVAEFTQEEIRPVLNIPSDKYVVGVLTIGYPDETPKVRPRKKLEDMIHYESWE
- a CDS encoding GNAT family N-acetyltransferase is translated as MITEGDINIRTIEERDLKVIYKFNSQKTRGNYQEFQFESFRKLQLEYEKDGFCSSEFQILNVEKEEQTIGLLYLSFYRQGIVRIGLVLSSDNCNKGNGTVILNLIVKYIFENYPIVRIEADTDVENIIAQKVLQKAGFLREGTLRKYRYHHGTYHDSYIYSIIK